In a single window of the Gossypium hirsutum isolate 1008001.06 chromosome D02, Gossypium_hirsutum_v2.1, whole genome shotgun sequence genome:
- the LOC107935573 gene encoding zinc finger BED domain-containing protein RICESLEEPER 2-like, protein MLEDVCFRYELPVALTWACEANTDKIMLDGKKYTLFMEKTSFYASNEGSQCFMEACAKHHIQEGQAIAGKALQSSANFHFKPSITKLIKSDYPLFNAAQLFGNHAVVAICLQNHYIIGDVYVVEFYWPEIESEKSESLALDIFNDLKNMKKKFVTIRVGSNEVGFEREAISTTLQGTMHTRNAQPASSTNDLLSSNTTWSLNTVQPCDVHEMERHGLVERVESAPFSTPNPMSYGGVLQTQGPHKQEIGEKDFISQTVSIGDYEIVKAYMETCKVPRTKRRKYLSKVWLDFDKFEVNGKQVAKCKHCNKDFTGSSKSGTTHLKNHLERCQSKKIKNQKRQLITSEIGDLITRDSDESNFTFDQERSRLDFAKMIIKHQCPLDMAEQEFFKIFVKNLQPMFEFQSKDILLSDIHRIYKEEKEKLQLYFDQVACNFNLTISLWKNNLGKTAYCCLIAHFIDDNWGPKMKIIACKPLEHIYDTKALNEIIQSSVLEWNISKKVFSITMDNPYLSDDMFQKIKETCFRDQGSFPLTHWFIGCTFIKDGFREMDLILLKLRKSIEYVSEIAQGKLKFEEVVNQVKLQGGKSWDDLSLRLDSDFGVLHSALESREIFCQLEKIDSNFKLNPSVEEWEMVLAFHSCLKCFDDIEGTQSLTANLYFPKLCNIYKKFLHLGKSNYPIVTLMKRKFDYYWSLCNLAFSVATILDPRLKFKFVEFSYTEIYGHDSKMHLNRFHKVLTDVYYEYANEARNLSKSTSDLDDSNSSTTEIDNDCILESFSKFASASNFNEVASWKSELDCYLDEPLLPLDGAFDILYWWCINTKRFPTLAKMARDFLAMPISILAPCLNFNAMITNPTYNNLNPESMEALVCSQNWLEIPKENDGENHGPMQNMYKRKWKMEDHSNVVEVSKNWNREEANSSGDIAKGSIKNEPNHGRNITALIEIPKDDSPFNNNKSGQFQSLSSESDNEITLKEQGSWCKEDVRAYLVSRFTGKENKRLNRWKTNELIGKLIGRDKEFCLMGDKLVPLLMVPHGDETRKEYYIDNSVVNTFFKLLKKRSDRFPKAYINHYSFDSQIAIRNFILHEELY, encoded by the exons ATGTTGGAAGATGTATGTTTTAGATATGAGCTTCCAGTGGCTTTAACATGGGCTTGTGAGGCTAATACAGATAAAATTATGTTGGATGGCAAGAAATATACTCTATTCATGGAAAAGACTTCTTTTTATGCAAGTAATGAGGGGTCTCAATGTTTCATGGAAGCATGTGCAAAACATCATATTCAAGAAGGGCAAGCCATTGCTGGGAAAGCACTCCAATCAAGTGCTAACTTTCATTTCAAACCAAGTATTACAAAGCTTATCAAAAGTGACTACCCACTGTTTAATGCTGCACAGTTGTTTGGTAACCATGCTGTTGTTGCAATCTGTCTACAAAATCACTACATCATTGGTGATGTTTATGTAGTAGAATTTTATTGGCCTGAAATCGAAAGTGAGAAATCAGAATCTTTAGCACTTGATATCTTCAATGACTtgaaaaatatgaagaaaaagTTTGTAACTATACGGGTTGGAAGTAATGAAGTTGGATTCGAGAGAGAAGCCATTTCAACCACTCTGCAGGGGACAATGCATACGAGAAATGCTCAACCAGCTTCATCCACCAATGATTTACTAAGCTCAAACACAACATGGTCTTTGAATACAGTTCAACCATGTGATGTTCATGAAATGGAAAGACATGGGCTTGTTGAGCGG GTTGAATCAGCTCCCTTTAGCACACCCAATCCCATGAGTTATGGAGGAGTACTACAAACACAAGGGCCTCATAAACAG GAAATTGGTGAGAAGGATTTCATTTCTCAGACTGTATCCATTGGTGACTATGAGATTGTGAAAGCATACATGGAGACCTGTAAAGTCCCACGAACCAAACGGAGAAAGTACTTGTCTAAAGTTTGGCTGGATTTCGATAAGTTTGAAGTGAATGGAAAACAAGTAGCCAAATGTAAACACTGCAATAAGGATTTTACGGGGTCAAGCAAAAGTGGAACCACACACTTGAAAAACCATTTGGAAAGATGCCaaagtaagaaaataaaaaatcagaaaaGGCAGTTAATCACATCTGAAATAGGTGATTTGATCACTCGGGATAGTGATGAAAGCAACTTCACATTCGATCAAGAAAGGAGTCGCTTGGATTTTGCGAAAATGATTATCAAGCATCAATGCCCATTGGATATGGCTGAACAAGAGTTCTTTAAGATTTTCGTGAAAAATTTACAGCCAATGTTTGAGTTTCAAtcaaaagatattttattatctgaCATACATCGCATCTATAAAGAAGAAAAGGAGAAACTTCAGTTATATTTTGATCAGGTTGCTTGTAACTTCAATTTGACAATCAGTTTGTGGAAGAACAACCTTGGAAAGACTGCATATTGCTGTTTGATAGCACACTTCATTGATGATAATTGGGGACCAAAAATGAAGATTATTGCCTGCAAACCTTTGGAGCATATCTATGACACAAAGGCTTTAAACGAAATTATTCAGAGCTCGGTTTTGGAGTGGAATATAAGTAAGAAAGTATTTTCCATAACTATGGATAACCCTTATTTGAGTGATGATATGTTTCAGAAGATAAAGGAAACTTGTTTTAGAGACCAAGGTTCGTTTCCTTTAACTCACTGGTTCATCGGTTGCACTTTCATTAAAGATGGTTTTCGTGAGATGGATCTAATACTTTTGAAATTAAGAAAATCCATTGAATATGTAAGTGAAATAGcacaaggaaaactgaaatttgaAGAAGTTGTAAATCAAGTGAAGCTACAAGGTGGAAAATCATGGGATGATCTTTCTTTAAGGTTGGATTCAGACTTTGGTGTGCTTCATAGTGCCTTGGAATCAAGAGAAATTTTTTGTCAACTGGAGAAAATTGATAGCAACTTTAAATTAAACCCATCAGTGGAGGAATGGGAGATGGTACTAGCTTTCCACAGTTGTTTGAAATGTTTTGATGATATTGAAGGAACTCAATCACTTACTGCAAATTTGTACTTCCCAAAGCTCTGCAACATATATAAGAAATTTCTTCATCTGGGTAAGAGCAACTATCCAATTGTTACATTGATGAAGAGGAAATTTGACTACTATTGGAGCTTATGTAATTTGGCATTTTCTGTTGCAACTATTCTTGATCCAAGGTTAAAGTTTAAATTTGTGGAGTTCTCATATACTGAGATTTATGGCCATGATAGTAAGATGCATTTGAACAGATTTCATAAAGTCCTCACAGATGTTTACTATGAATATGCCAATGAAGCCAGAAATTTGTCTAAATCCACTTCAGACTTAGATGATTCCAATTCTTCAACAACAGAGATTGATAATGATTGTATTCTGGAATCTTTCAGTAAATTTGCATCTGCAAGCAACTTTAATGAGGTGGCCTCATGGAAGTCTGAGCTTGACTGTTACTTGGATGAGCCGTTACTTCCCTTGGATGGAGCCTTTGACATACTTTACTGGTGGTGTATTAATACTAAAAGGTTTCCTACACTAGCAAAGATGGCTCGAGATTTCCTTGCAATGCCAATATCAATACTCGCACCATGTTTGAATTTCAATGCCATGATCACAAATCCAACCTACAACAACTTGAATCCTGAGAGTATGGAAGCTTTAGTATGTAGTCAAAACTGGTTGGAAATTCCAAAAGAAA ATGATGGAGAAAATCATGGACCCATGCAAAATATG TATAAAAGGAAATGGAAGATGGAGGACCACTCTAACGTGGTAGAAGTTTCTAAAAATTGGAATCGAGAAGAAGCTAATAGTAGTGGAGACATTGCCAAAGGATCCATCAAAAATG AACCTAATCATGGAAGAAACATTACTGCCTTAATCGAAATTCCAAAAGATGACTCACCATTCAACAATAATAAGTCAGGTCAGTTTCAAAGCTTGTCTTCTGAGTCTGATAACGAAATAACATTGAAGGAGCAAGGATCATGGTGTAAAGAG GATGTTCGGGCATATTTAGTCTCGAGATTTACAGGCAAGGAGAACAAACGGCTAAATAGATGGAAAACTAATGAGTTGATTGG AAAATTGATTGGACGAGATAAGGAGTTTTGCTTGATGGGTGACAAATTAGTACCTTTACTCATGGTGCCCCATGGTGATGAAACTCGAAAAGAGTATTATATTGATAATTCT GTCGTTAATACATTCTTCAAATTACTTAAGAAGAGATCTGATAGATTTCCAAAGGCATACATTAATCATTATTCATTCGACTCTCAAATAGCTATAAGAAATTTTATCTTGCACGAGGAACTATATTGA